A portion of the Limibacter armeniacum genome contains these proteins:
- a CDS encoding NADAR family protein translates to MYNTQWLTDRFDQGESVEYLFFWGHSKGKKEIGNFIFSQWFESPFTVEGITYKTAEHWMMAKKAELFDNHDLIDQIINAGHPQEAKKLGRKVTGFDKDVWDKHCFEIVKQGNIHKFSQHEAMKAYLLSTKDKVIVEASPYDNIWGIGLAKTAPNIENPHTWKGLNLLGFALMAARDFLNSSDTSDR, encoded by the coding sequence ATGTATAACACTCAATGGCTAACCGACAGGTTTGATCAAGGGGAGTCAGTGGAATACCTTTTTTTCTGGGGACATTCAAAAGGAAAAAAAGAGATAGGTAATTTTATTTTCAGCCAATGGTTTGAAAGCCCATTTACTGTTGAAGGCATCACGTACAAAACAGCAGAGCACTGGATGATGGCTAAGAAGGCTGAACTTTTTGATAACCATGATCTGATTGACCAAATTATCAATGCTGGCCACCCTCAAGAAGCCAAGAAACTAGGTAGAAAGGTAACTGGTTTTGATAAAGATGTATGGGACAAACATTGCTTTGAGATTGTGAAGCAGGGTAATATCCATAAGTTCAGTCAGCACGAAGCAATGAAAGCTTACTTGTTGTCAACAAAGGATAAGGTGATTGTAGAGGCAAGTCCATATGACAATATTTGGGGAATCGGATTGGCTAAAACAGCTCCGAATATCGAAAACCCTCATACATGGAAAGGCTTGAACCTATTAGGCTTTGCCTTGATGGCAGCAAGAGATTTTTTAAATTCTTCAGATACTTCTGACCGTTAG
- a CDS encoding M57 family metalloprotease, with product MKQLNSNSIFVFILMVALTVVSCKENDETAPNPTAQIPQETIAQFEELGFDASDIRMSDNLELLDPSLEGGNYVLENDIIITPANLDKMLKSSIYHTGVVGEQYRTTNLVSSPRTINIIGYTGGSNALDQTMTTALQMAVANYNALNIGLNFTLTYGTNYTAYDIVVYRVSGSGGGSAGFPSGGDPYQFVQIQSGTSNYGTDVVEHVMTHEIGHALGLRHTDYFNRSLSCGSGGNEGSSGVGAIHIPGTPTGFDANSVMLSCFSSSESGEFGAYDITALEYLY from the coding sequence TTGAAACAACTTAATTCCAATTCAATTTTTGTGTTCATCCTTATGGTGGCACTAACAGTCGTATCATGTAAAGAAAACGACGAAACAGCTCCAAACCCAACCGCTCAAATTCCACAGGAAACAATCGCTCAATTCGAAGAATTGGGTTTTGATGCAAGTGACATCCGCATGTCGGATAATCTTGAACTGTTGGATCCATCTTTGGAAGGCGGTAACTATGTGCTGGAGAATGATATTATCATTACCCCAGCCAACCTTGACAAAATGCTTAAAAGTAGCATTTATCACACTGGTGTCGTAGGCGAACAATACCGTACTACCAACTTGGTAAGTAGCCCACGTACCATCAACATCATTGGCTACACTGGCGGAAGCAATGCTTTGGATCAAACAATGACCACCGCACTTCAAATGGCTGTAGCTAACTACAATGCGTTGAATATTGGACTTAATTTCACCCTTACTTACGGTACTAACTATACAGCTTATGATATAGTAGTATATAGAGTAAGTGGTAGCGGCGGTGGATCTGCAGGCTTCCCTAGTGGAGGTGATCCTTACCAATTCGTTCAAATTCAGTCTGGTACAAGCAACTATGGTACTGACGTAGTAGAACATGTGATGACTCACGAAATCGGTCACGCACTAGGACTTCGTCATACTGATTATTTCAACCGTTCACTTTCTTGCGGCTCAGGCGGCAACGAAGGTAGCTCAGGCGTTGGAGCAATCCACATCCCTGGCACACCAACTGGCTTTGATGCTAATTCTGTTATGCTTTCTTGCTTCAGCTCAAGCGAGAGCGGAGAGTTTGGCGCATATGACATCACAGCCCTAGAGTACCTGTACTAA
- a CDS encoding class I SAM-dependent methyltransferase produces the protein MEQVRKPFQGTWNIIRFNWHFYVIAIIILIGLQILKSQSEIVAPHYLQTISLLVISSIVISLFVSSYIYDFSDLYKLNWLNTLDQDKSLNIINIHAGFDETSLLLKQKFQQANLTVFDFYDPLKHTEISIKRARKVYSPYEGTQTVMTTDLPLAEKSIDQVFTLLSAHEIRNKKERVRFFRELYRALKPDGKITVTEHLQDTANFLAYNIGFLHFHSRKTWLDTFRAAGLEVVEEFKITPFITTFILQKYGTTT, from the coding sequence ATGGAACAGGTAAGGAAACCCTTTCAGGGAACATGGAATATTATTCGGTTTAACTGGCATTTTTATGTAATAGCTATCATCATCCTAATCGGATTACAAATACTTAAAAGCCAATCGGAAATCGTAGCGCCTCATTATCTTCAAACAATCTCTTTGCTTGTGATAAGCTCAATCGTGATTTCATTATTTGTTTCTTCTTATATCTATGACTTTTCTGACTTATATAAACTCAATTGGCTTAATACCCTTGATCAAGATAAGTCTCTGAATATTATCAATATCCATGCGGGTTTTGATGAAACCAGCTTACTGCTAAAACAAAAATTTCAACAGGCAAACCTTACCGTTTTCGATTTCTATGACCCTCTGAAACATACCGAAATATCAATCAAAAGGGCTCGAAAAGTTTATTCTCCGTATGAGGGAACACAAACCGTGATGACTACTGACTTACCATTAGCAGAAAAGTCAATTGATCAGGTATTTACGCTCCTTTCTGCACACGAGATCAGAAACAAAAAAGAACGGGTTCGGTTCTTTCGGGAACTCTATCGGGCTCTTAAACCTGATGGGAAAATAACTGTCACTGAACACCTACAGGATACTGCCAATTTTTTAGCCTATAATATTGGCTTCCTCCATTTCCATTCCCGAAAAACATGGTTAGACACCTTCAGAGCTGCCGGCTTAGAAGTTGTTGAAGAATTTAAGATCACGCCTTTTATCACCACTTTTATCTTGCAGAAGTATGGCACTACAACTTAA
- a CDS encoding DoxX-like family protein: MRRTITFSIAAVWIANGLFCKMLNFVPRHKEIVAEILGHSHAPALTFMIGMAEVVMAVWILSGFKSKMNALIQMAVVLTMNIIEVTAVPHLLLWGRLNMLFALLFVLMVYINEFVLNREVTQNL, from the coding sequence ATGCGCCGAACTATAACTTTTTCAATAGCTGCCGTATGGATTGCCAACGGTCTTTTTTGTAAAATGCTGAACTTTGTACCTCGACACAAAGAAATTGTAGCAGAAATACTGGGACACTCGCATGCCCCTGCCCTCACTTTTATGATTGGAATGGCTGAAGTAGTCATGGCTGTTTGGATTCTCAGTGGTTTTAAATCCAAAATGAATGCCCTGATTCAAATGGCTGTGGTACTTACCATGAATATTATTGAAGTGACAGCTGTACCACACCTATTACTTTGGGGAAGGTTAAACATGCTGTTTGCCTTACTGTTTGTGCTAATGGTTTATATCAATGAATTTGTTTTGAATCGAGAGGTCACTCAAAACCTGTAA
- a CDS encoding S8 family serine peptidase has protein sequence MVKLNCYTYLLLAAVLFFSNLSMAQHAEKWRKAFENDKSQTSLKNTQQYYLLRLKPDESKKELQSKGLTVIRQLDHQTAIVKGVPVSAFEDRIWQANHRWKLSSSLLGQPKKEDIEKIFTLKSTDASKTLQQLQALGLEANRKGNIISVSCNQKTLEEKVLPLEEVTYAGLESRTPQTESRVLDLNFNPNTINKVHHFYPELNGENMVISIQEPRFNMEDIDLKGRIKPSGLEEGEVSSHATDMATIAAGAGNSFVTGKGVAWAATLTSSGFEDVMPDADEDYTSLGVSVQNHSYGTEIENFYGVLAEAFDISAHQNPTILHVFSAGNLGLETSSDGAYTDISEMANISGNFKMSKNTLSVASVDTIGRIVPFVSRGPAHDGRLKPELVTYSTSGSSNSAALVSGLSILLQQSYKEKEGTLPASALLKALLINSAKDEGAEGIDYITGYGGVDGYRTLENLRGDKFLAGAVATDERKEFMIDVPANATNLKVTIVWNDPAATANANIALINDLDLTLTGPDWQEWLPWVLDTSPTAVAAMTKAERKEDHLNNVEQITIETPVAGTYKVSVNGYQVTEGNQDFYIAYQWDIKDSFEWDYPTGSDNISFDGETVGYFRWKSTLANTTGRLEYSVNNGDSWTLIAKEVDLAKGYYRWESPEVTTPAIARIFVDGISYKTDTFLISTPEQVKVGFNCTDSVRLQWRQVAGASHYKVKTLGAVWMDEILQTADTAVTLAKADYPTSLFSIQPVLENGMMPLRSLTFDYATQGVGCYLSSFYPENYGTEGVYLNVGLGTYFGVKDVQFERMTEGGFIAIGTVKPESTTVRFLDTQPNQGLNIHRAVVRLENGEEILSESADTYFLSDRAFMVFPNPVERTAWLNVYSKILEEEKARICIYNINGQEVLNSVLSSDRAAVSVEHLNAGLYIYHISTSGDVLKGKLLVK, from the coding sequence ATGGTAAAATTAAACTGCTACACTTACCTGCTACTAGCGGCTGTCCTGTTTTTTTCTAATCTGTCCATGGCTCAACACGCTGAAAAATGGAGAAAAGCCTTTGAAAATGACAAATCGCAGACAAGCCTTAAAAACACACAACAGTATTATCTTCTACGTTTGAAACCTGACGAAAGCAAGAAGGAACTCCAATCAAAGGGATTGACAGTTATTCGTCAGCTGGATCACCAGACTGCTATTGTAAAAGGTGTACCCGTTTCAGCTTTTGAAGACAGAATCTGGCAAGCAAATCATCGTTGGAAGCTCTCTTCAAGCCTCTTAGGCCAACCTAAAAAAGAAGACATTGAAAAGATTTTTACACTAAAGTCAACCGATGCCTCGAAGACGCTTCAACAGCTTCAGGCTTTGGGCTTGGAAGCTAATAGGAAAGGGAACATTATTTCCGTTAGCTGTAATCAGAAAACTCTAGAGGAAAAAGTACTGCCTTTGGAGGAAGTGACCTATGCTGGTTTGGAATCACGTACGCCACAAACAGAGAGCAGAGTCCTTGATTTGAATTTCAACCCCAATACCATTAATAAGGTGCATCATTTTTATCCTGAGTTGAATGGCGAAAATATGGTGATCTCTATTCAAGAGCCCCGTTTCAATATGGAGGACATTGACTTGAAGGGAAGAATCAAGCCTTCAGGTCTCGAAGAAGGAGAGGTGAGCAGCCATGCAACGGACATGGCTACCATTGCGGCAGGGGCAGGAAACTCATTCGTTACCGGAAAGGGCGTAGCCTGGGCAGCTACTCTTACTTCTTCAGGTTTTGAGGATGTCATGCCAGATGCTGATGAGGATTATACAAGTCTTGGAGTCAGTGTTCAAAACCATTCTTATGGAACAGAGATCGAAAACTTCTATGGTGTATTGGCTGAAGCATTTGATATCAGTGCCCATCAGAACCCAACAATTCTGCATGTATTTTCAGCAGGAAATCTGGGCTTGGAAACCAGTTCTGACGGAGCATATACAGATATATCAGAGATGGCGAATATTTCGGGAAACTTCAAGATGTCAAAAAATACCTTGAGTGTTGCTTCAGTGGATACGATCGGGCGCATTGTCCCTTTTGTGTCAAGAGGACCGGCACATGATGGTCGCCTAAAACCTGAACTGGTTACCTACAGTACTTCGGGTTCATCCAATTCAGCTGCATTGGTATCAGGACTGTCCATCTTGTTGCAGCAGTCTTATAAGGAAAAAGAAGGAACCTTGCCAGCCTCCGCTTTATTGAAAGCCTTATTGATCAACAGTGCAAAGGATGAGGGTGCAGAAGGAATTGACTATATCACGGGATATGGTGGTGTGGATGGTTACCGAACGTTGGAAAACCTGAGAGGGGACAAGTTTCTTGCTGGAGCAGTGGCGACGGATGAGCGTAAGGAATTTATGATTGATGTGCCCGCAAATGCGACCAACCTAAAAGTTACCATAGTCTGGAATGATCCTGCAGCAACTGCCAATGCCAATATTGCCTTGATCAATGACCTTGACCTTACATTGACTGGACCAGATTGGCAAGAATGGTTGCCTTGGGTATTGGACACTTCACCTACGGCTGTTGCAGCAATGACAAAAGCAGAACGAAAGGAAGATCATCTGAACAATGTGGAGCAAATAACCATAGAGACTCCGGTTGCAGGTACTTATAAGGTTTCAGTAAATGGTTACCAAGTTACAGAAGGGAATCAGGATTTTTACATTGCTTATCAGTGGGATATAAAAGATTCGTTTGAGTGGGATTACCCGACAGGTAGTGACAATATTTCTTTTGATGGAGAAACAGTAGGGTATTTCAGATGGAAGAGTACCTTGGCTAATACTACCGGAAGGTTGGAGTACAGCGTGAACAATGGCGACTCTTGGACATTGATAGCGAAGGAGGTAGACCTTGCCAAAGGCTATTACCGTTGGGAATCTCCTGAAGTGACCACGCCTGCTATTGCCAGAATTTTTGTAGATGGCATATCCTATAAGACGGATACCTTCTTGATTTCGACTCCTGAACAGGTAAAGGTGGGTTTTAATTGTACAGATTCCGTTCGATTGCAATGGCGACAGGTAGCAGGGGCTAGCCACTATAAAGTCAAAACACTGGGAGCGGTGTGGATGGACGAGATTCTTCAGACTGCTGATACAGCGGTTACCTTGGCAAAAGCAGATTACCCCACTAGTCTCTTTTCAATTCAACCTGTTTTGGAGAATGGCATGATGCCTTTGCGAAGCCTCACTTTTGATTACGCAACTCAAGGTGTCGGCTGTTACTTGTCCTCTTTTTATCCTGAAAATTATGGAACAGAAGGCGTATACCTGAATGTGGGATTGGGAACATACTTTGGTGTAAAGGATGTGCAGTTTGAGAGGATGACAGAAGGAGGCTTTATCGCAATTGGCACAGTAAAACCTGAATCCACAACGGTTAGGTTCTTGGATACACAACCGAATCAGGGCTTGAATATTCACAGGGCTGTCGTCCGGTTGGAAAATGGAGAGGAAATCCTGTCAGAATCAGCGGATACCTATTTCCTATCTGATCGGGCTTTTATGGTATTCCCCAATCCAGTGGAACGCACAGCGTGGCTTAATGTCTATTCCAAAATACTGGAGGAGGAAAAAGCCCGAATCTGCATTTACAATATCAACGGGCAAGAGGTACTCAATTCTGTACTGTCGTCTGATCGGGCTGCTGTGTCAGTTGAGCATTTGAATGCAGGCTTATACATTTACCATATCAGTACAAGTGGTGATGTACTGAAAGGTAAGTTGTTGGTCAAGTAA
- a CDS encoding DUF2071 domain-containing protein, with the protein MLSLLKNHPFAVEAFFDCSTVLTFAIPKEQLQHLLPPCLALDTYQDKWAFVAVAMVQTKGLRPKGFPKVMGNDFFLIGYRIFVTYINNKGKRLRGLYIIKSETDKSKMQVMGNIFTHYNYHKTDIQTERNKDHTRFTSVHSGLDIAYSHSQEAIELPSYSPFTDWKTARRFAGPLPFTFTYSPKKNKVLIIEGVRQHWQPQPIKVLQYKLDNLEPLIGKGAILASAFKVENIPYYWKKGKVEIWNR; encoded by the coding sequence ATGCTATCATTACTGAAAAACCACCCTTTTGCCGTAGAGGCATTTTTTGACTGTTCTACAGTACTCACTTTTGCGATTCCCAAGGAGCAGCTTCAACACCTTTTGCCCCCTTGCCTGGCATTGGATACCTATCAGGATAAATGGGCTTTTGTGGCTGTTGCCATGGTGCAAACAAAAGGGCTAAGACCAAAAGGATTTCCTAAAGTTATGGGGAATGATTTCTTTCTGATCGGTTACAGGATATTTGTTACCTATATCAATAACAAAGGGAAAAGACTACGGGGATTGTACATTATCAAATCTGAAACGGATAAGTCGAAAATGCAGGTGATGGGGAATATTTTTACTCATTACAATTACCATAAAACCGATATTCAGACTGAGCGAAATAAAGACCATACACGTTTCACATCCGTTCATTCAGGTTTAGATATAGCATACAGCCATAGTCAGGAAGCGATTGAATTACCGTCTTATTCCCCTTTTACGGATTGGAAAACTGCCAGAAGGTTTGCAGGCCCATTGCCTTTTACCTTCACTTATAGCCCAAAGAAAAACAAGGTGCTGATTATTGAAGGAGTCAGGCAACATTGGCAACCCCAACCTATCAAGGTGCTTCAGTACAAGTTGGACAATCTTGAACCACTCATTGGAAAAGGGGCTATACTTGCCAGTGCTTTCAAGGTGGAGAATATTCCCTATTACTGGAAAAAAGGAAAAGTTGAAATATGGAACAGGTAA
- a CDS encoding permease: protein MNDFLQKWGEAAYTTTGFFWMALWAFILGYMISSMIQVFVTEKRMQKTMGEDNTKSIMLGTFFGFISSSCSFAALATTKSLFQKGAGFVSSIAFLLASTNLVIELGIIISIFLGWQFVVGEYLGGILLILSSWLLISLINPKELIEKAKKNLEKSKDTEESTKPIKEKIKSFENWAKVGKQFGMEWKMVWKDVTVGFTIAGIVAAFVPDSFFQTLFINTGENKDSFDFFTLLEHVIVGPVAAFLTFIGSMGNIPLASLLFDKGVSFAGVMAFIFSDLVVFPVLRINAKYYGWKMSLFILFLLFSSLVITSMLLHYGFDIFGLLPEGSEKSITDKEHFKIDYTFFMNIAFVVLSGVLIYLGFYKGKEIKYHKEMAPKSPMLEKLLKWLAWICYVWLVAGMVIKLFVQP, encoded by the coding sequence ATGAACGACTTTCTTCAGAAATGGGGCGAAGCGGCCTATACCACTACCGGATTTTTTTGGATGGCTCTTTGGGCCTTTATCCTCGGTTATATGATCAGCAGCATGATTCAAGTCTTTGTAACAGAAAAACGTATGCAAAAGACTATGGGTGAAGACAATACCAAAAGTATAATGCTGGGTACATTTTTTGGGTTTATCAGCAGTTCATGCAGTTTTGCTGCCCTCGCCACTACCAAATCATTGTTTCAGAAAGGAGCTGGCTTTGTCTCCTCCATTGCATTCCTGTTGGCTTCTACCAACCTTGTGATTGAACTCGGAATCATTATTTCCATCTTTTTGGGATGGCAATTTGTTGTAGGGGAATATCTCGGAGGCATATTGCTCATTCTTAGCAGCTGGCTACTAATCAGTTTGATCAACCCTAAAGAACTGATCGAAAAGGCTAAAAAGAACCTTGAAAAGTCAAAGGATACTGAGGAGAGTACCAAACCTATCAAGGAGAAAATCAAGTCCTTTGAAAACTGGGCTAAAGTCGGGAAGCAGTTTGGCATGGAGTGGAAAATGGTGTGGAAAGACGTAACGGTTGGATTCACGATTGCGGGTATTGTAGCTGCCTTTGTTCCCGATTCCTTCTTCCAAACACTTTTTATCAATACAGGTGAAAACAAGGATAGTTTTGACTTTTTCACTCTATTAGAGCATGTGATTGTAGGCCCAGTTGCAGCATTTCTCACCTTTATTGGTTCAATGGGTAATATCCCGTTAGCTTCCTTGCTGTTTGACAAGGGAGTTAGTTTTGCTGGTGTAATGGCTTTTATATTCAGTGACCTGGTTGTATTTCCGGTCTTGCGAATCAATGCCAAATATTACGGATGGAAAATGTCCCTCTTTATTCTATTCCTGCTTTTTAGCTCCTTGGTTATTACTTCCATGTTACTGCATTATGGATTTGATATTTTCGGTCTATTGCCTGAAGGCAGTGAGAAAAGCATCACAGACAAAGAGCATTTCAAGATTGACTATACCTTCTTTATGAATATTGCTTTTGTGGTTCTGTCTGGAGTGCTGATTTATTTGGGTTTTTATAAGGGAAAAGAAATTAAGTACCATAAGGAAATGGCCCCCAAAAGTCCGATGCTGGAAAAACTACTGAAATGGCTGGCTTGGATTTGTTATGTATGGCTGGTCGCTGGTATGGTAATTAAACTGTTTGTTCAGCCATAA
- a CDS encoding DEAD/DEAH box helicase — MKNNNNLQSAWEALDIVSLNQMQEAALEATATDQDVILLSPTGSGKTVGFLLPVLRRLDAEVKGVQALVMVPSRELALQIEQVFRGMRTGFKVMSAYGGHSISTELKSMSEAPAVLVGTPGRLEEHLRRESFTTDTIHTLVLDEFDKALEFGFWQDMDSIIGQLPTTNLQRILTSATQAVEIPAFVGMQDPKELNFLTEEKPKGLTLHALKAEGNDKLEALLHLLGLMNNEPALIFCNHRAAVDRIGEHLKSHELVFDSFHGGLEQDMRERALMKFRNGSVKLLLTTDLASRGLDIPEIKHIIHYQLPQSEEAYTHRNGRTARMHAEGKAYLVCSEEEEIPAYVTSQLEWLQMPELVTLPENPEWVTIYFSGGKKQKINKIDIMGLLAKKGKLSREEVGLIEIKDFASYAAIKREKLDEVLKLLKNERVKKLKLKVAEAK, encoded by the coding sequence ATGAAAAATAACAATAATCTGCAATCAGCTTGGGAAGCACTTGATATTGTTTCCCTTAACCAAATGCAGGAAGCTGCACTCGAAGCCACTGCCACAGATCAGGATGTGATACTGTTATCTCCAACAGGGTCAGGCAAGACTGTAGGATTTTTGCTTCCAGTATTGAGAAGACTGGATGCTGAAGTGAAAGGTGTTCAAGCATTGGTGATGGTGCCTTCACGGGAGTTGGCATTGCAGATTGAGCAGGTATTCAGAGGTATGCGAACTGGATTCAAGGTGATGAGTGCCTATGGAGGACATTCGATCTCTACGGAATTGAAAAGTATGTCCGAAGCCCCTGCGGTTTTGGTCGGAACACCGGGTAGACTGGAAGAGCATTTAAGGAGAGAAAGCTTTACAACGGATACAATTCACACCCTTGTACTGGACGAGTTTGACAAGGCGTTGGAGTTTGGTTTTTGGCAGGATATGGACAGTATTATTGGACAACTGCCTACTACAAACTTGCAACGTATTTTGACTTCTGCTACACAGGCGGTAGAGATACCTGCATTTGTGGGAATGCAAGACCCTAAGGAGTTGAACTTCCTGACAGAAGAAAAACCAAAAGGACTGACTTTGCATGCCTTGAAAGCGGAAGGAAATGACAAGTTGGAAGCCTTGCTTCACCTTTTGGGTTTGATGAATAATGAACCAGCCTTGATTTTCTGTAACCACCGTGCTGCTGTCGATAGAATCGGGGAACACTTAAAGTCACACGAGCTGGTGTTTGACAGCTTTCATGGAGGACTAGAGCAGGATATGCGTGAAAGGGCATTGATGAAGTTTAGAAATGGAAGTGTTAAGTTGCTGCTAACGACAGATTTGGCATCAAGAGGACTTGATATCCCTGAGATCAAGCATATTATTCATTACCAGCTGCCACAGTCAGAAGAGGCTTACACGCATCGCAATGGTCGTACGGCAAGGATGCATGCAGAGGGAAAAGCCTATCTGGTTTGTTCGGAAGAGGAGGAAATCCCTGCATATGTAACCTCCCAATTGGAGTGGCTGCAAATGCCAGAGTTGGTAACGTTACCCGAAAATCCTGAATGGGTCACGATTTATTTTTCTGGAGGCAAAAAGCAAAAGATCAACAAGATTGATATCATGGGGTTACTTGCTAAAAAAGGGAAACTCTCAAGAGAGGAAGTAGGGCTGATTGAGATAAAGGACTTTGCCAGTTATGCGGCCATTAAGAGGGAAAAACTGGATGAAGTGCTCAAGCTTTTGAAAAATGAACGAGTGAAAAAGCTGAAGTTGAAAGTAGCTGAGGCAAAGTAA